ACCCAAAAGCTACGATCATTGCCCTGCCGTTCGACGGCGGTGCCGCAACCCTTCTCGTCGAAGGACCGGATTTCTTAAGTTCGCCGCGGCTTTCGCCGGACGGCAAAAGCCTGGCCTGGATCGCCTGGGATCACCCCAATATGCCTTGGGACGCGACGCGGCTTTATCGCGCCGATATGGCGGCCGATGGACGGCTTGGCGCGACGCAGCTTATCGCCGGCGCGACCGATGAATCGATCGTGCAGCCGCGCTTTGCCGCCGATAGCAGCCTCTATTTTGCCTCCGATCGTAGCGGCTGGTGGAATCTCTATGTCGCCCGAGGGGACCAAATCGACCCGGTAGCGCCGATCGCGGCCGAGATTGGCGGTCCGCATTGGGTCTTTGGCCAGCGCGCTTATCATCTCCTCGACGATGGCCGCATTCTCGCCGCCGTGGTGTCGAACGGCTTGCGCACTGTGGCGCTGATCGATCGCGGGCGCTACGAGAGGCTCGATCTCGATCAGGTTCTGGATTGTCCCCTGCCGCTCGGCGATGGGCTGGCGATGATCGCGACGCCGACACATGCGCCGCCGTCGATTTCGATCAAACCGGCGGGGTCGGCGGCGGCCTTCATTCTGCGCGCCGGATCGCCGCCGTTGCTGCCCGAGGATTCGATTTCGATCGGCGAGCCGATCTGTTTCCCGACTCAGGATACGTCCGGCCACGCCTTCTGGTATCCGCCGAAGAATCGAGATTATGTCACGCCGGAAGGCGAATTGCCGCCGCTCGTTGTGCTTTCACATGGCGGCCCGACAAGCATGACGACCAATGGCTTCGGTCTGCGCATTCAATGGTGGACGACGCGCGGCTTCGCGGTGGTCGATGTCAATTATGGCGGTTCGACCGGCTTCGGCCGCACCTATCGGCGAAGGCTCGACGGACAATGGGGCATTGTCGACGTTGCCGATAGTGTTGCTGCTGCCGCCTATTTGGCCGAGCGCGGCTTCGTCGACCGCAATCGCATCGTCATTCGCGGCGGCAGCGCTGGCGGCTTCACGACACTCGCGGCCCTGACCTCGTCGGATGTATTCAAAGCCGGCGCCAGCCTCTATGGCGTCGCCGATCTCATGCTGCTCGCCCGCGACACGCATAAGTTCGAATCGCGCTATCTCGACAGGCTCATCGGGCCGCTGCCGCAGGCCGAGGCGCTTTATCGCGAACGTTCGCCGATCAATCACATCGACCGCTTGGCGTGCCCGATCATTTTCTTTCAGGGATTGGAAGATAAGACCGTGCCGCCGAACCAAGCGGAATTAATGGTGGCGGCCATGGCAGAGCGCGGCTTGCCGGTCGCCTATTATGCCTTCGAAGGCGAAGGTCATGGCTTTCGCAAGGCCGAGACCCTGAAGCGCGTGCTTGAACTCGAGCTTGATTTTTATGGTCGCGTCTTCGGTTTTGCCCCGCCCGATTTGAGCGAAAGGGTCGTGATCCGCAACGAAAGCCGCAGTGAAACGCCGTAGATTGGAATAATTCCGGCCTTGTTGCTTCGCTTGATGAAGCGGCTTATGCTCGTCTCGCCAAAGTTTGAAGCCCGAGCCAAGGACGATTTGGGAAACCGACGCCGGTCATCTGGGCGTCAATCGAACGGCGTCAAAAGAACGACGTAACCCATGCGTGGTGAACCACCGGTCAATGAAGACGGGGGCCCCACGCAATCGCTGCCCTATCGATCTCGCCGGACCGCGCGCTCGATTACGAGTGTGTTCGTGGTTTCACAGGTGAAACCTATTCGAGATCGAGGGATAAAGCATGACAGCAATCACCGACACGCCTTTCGGCAAATTGGAAGCCGATGGCCGGCTTCTGAAACCGCAATTGAAGGCCGATACCCATGTCGAAGGCCGCTTCGGCTATCGCGGCGATATCGCCTATGACGGCCCGGAAGTCTTCATCAAGGAAGTCTTCGCGGTTTCCGAAGCCGGGAAGCCGGCGATTGGATTCCTGTCCGGTTCCATCAAGGAATTCGAGACTTTGCCGAAGCTCGTCGAAAGTTTCGGCCCGCTGTTCGACGGCGCCGGCAAATATCTGATCTATGTCGGCGATCTGCCGCGCGGCAGCCGCTGGTACATCAGCTTCGGCGATGTGAAAATCTATATCGTCTTCATCGACGACACCTCGGTCTATAATGAACTGATCGATACTTTCTACGTCGATAAGGTGAAGCTGAAGAAATACGACACCTCGGCCAAGCTCGACGCGCTCGCCGATGTCGGGCTGAAATATGATGCGGTCAGCGATTATCAGGTGGTTTCCTACGAGGAAGCACTGAAGCGCAAGGCTGCCGGCTGAGCCGCGCGGCGTCCTTTCATTTGTACTATTTTGTACGGACTCTTTTGGCGAAGCGGGTGCCGCTTCGCCAATTCCTTTTCATTGTCGATCTGCCATCGGCGGTATGACAAATCGCCGGAACCGGAACGAGGGCTTGCCGTTCCGATGTTAGAGCGAACCCGGTTTTGGCACCGATTTTCACGTTTTCGCCGCATTGGGCTCGCTTTTGAAGGCGGATGCCGAGCACTGGCTCGGGCCAACGGCCGACTTGCGCAAATCGTTTCCATATGGAATCGCTCCCTAGAGCATGTTCCGGAAAAGTTGCACGAAACGCTCGGGCTTCGACCGATCGGTCATTTGCCGCCGCAAAATGCCGCGTGGAGCAGAAATTTCCTGAAATGTCCCAGATTTTCGGGAGATCTTGCACTTTGGGCACAATATTGGCGCAGCATCCGGCTTGATCCAACGGCATCGCTTTCCAGAGCCAGCAACGAGACAAAGGCATGAATTCGAAGCTCGACCAATTAAAGTCCATGACTGTCGTTACCGCCGACACCGGCGATATGGAGGCGATCCGGGCCTATGCGCCGGTGGACAGCACGACCAATCCGTCGCTGATCCTCAAGGCCGCGCAGATGGAGGCCTATGGCGCGCTCGTCGAAGAGGCGATTCTCTGGGGCATCCATCATCATGCGACGGCAAGCCGGATCGCCATGCGGCTCGCGGTGAATTTCGGCGCCGAACTCACGAAGATCGTGCCCGGCCGGGTCTCGACGGAGGTCGATGCGGATCTCTCCTTCGATGTCGAAGGCACGGTCGCGCAGGCGCGCAGCATCATCGAGGATTATGTCGAGCGCGGCGTGCGGCGCGATCGGGTGCTGGTCAAGATCGCCGCGACCTGGGAAGGCATTCAAGCCGCCTCCATCCTGCAAAAGGATGGGATCGACTGCAATCTGACCCTCATCTTCTCGCTGACACAGGCGGCGGCCTGTGCCGATGCCGGAGTTTTTCTCGTCTCGCCCTTCGTCGGCCGCATCTCGGATTGGTATGCGAAGCATGAGGGCAAGACCTATACGGTCGAGACCGATCCGGGCCTCGCGTCGCTCAAGCAGATCTATGCCTATTACAAAGCCTATGACATCAAAACGGTGATCATGGGCGCGTCCTTCCGCAATCAAGGGCAGATCGAAGCGCTGGCCGGCTGCGACAGTCTCACCATCGCGCCGCCGCTGCTCGATGGTTTGGCGAAGGATATGGGCGCCTTGCCGCGCAAGCTCGATCCGCACAGTGCGGCAAAGGACGCGCCGGCGCGCATGTATCTCGACGAGAAGAGCTTTCGCTTCATGTTGAATGAAGACGCCATGGCGACGGAAAAGCTCGCCGAGGGCATTCGCATCTTCTCGCGCGACATGCAGGCCTTGCGCGAGCTCGTCTCGAAGCGGCTGCAAATGGCGGCGTGATCCTTCCCCTTTCAGGGGAAGGTGTCATGCGAAGCATGACGGGTGGGGTTAACCCCACCCGGCCGCTGCGCGGCCACCCTCCCCGTTTCGGGGAGGGATCACGCCGCCTTCATCTTCGGCGTGATCAACTTGCGGTTCACGAGAAGCTCGGCGATCTGCACCGCGTTCAGCGCCGCGCCCTTGCGCAGATTGTCGGCCACGCACCAGAAATTCAGGCCATTCTCGACCGTCGCATCTTCGCGGATACGTGAGATGTAAGTTGCGTCCTCGCCCGCCGCGTCATGCGGCGTGACATAGCCGCCGGGCTCGTGCTTGTCGATGACGAGACAGCCCGGCGCTTCGCGCAAAATATTGCGCGCATCTTCCGCCGAAAGCGGCCGCTCGAATTCGACATTCACCGCTTCGGCATGGCCGATGAAGACCGGCACGCGCACGCACGTCGCGGTGAGCTTGATCTTCGGATCGAGGATCTTCTTCGTCTCCGCCATCATCTTCCATTCTTCCTTGGTGGCGCCGTCTTCCATGAAGACGTCGATCTGCGGAATCACGTTGAAGGCGATGCGCTTGGGGAATTTCTTCGATTCCACCGGGTCGGAGACGAAGATGGAACGGGTCTGCGCGAAAAGCTCGTCCATCGCCTCCTTGCCGGCGCCGGAGACGGATTGATAGGTCGAGACCACGACACGGGTGATCTTGGCAGCATCATGCAAGGGCTTCAGCGCGACGACGAGCTGCGCGGTCGAGCAGTTCGGATTGGCGATGATATTGCGCTGGCGAAAGCCTTCGATCGCATCGGCATTCACTTCCGGCACGATGAGCGGCACGTCGGAATCGTAGCGCCAGGCCGAAGAATTATCGATCACGATACAGCCCTGGTGGGCGATCTTGGGCGAAAACTCCTTCGAGACGGTGCCGCCGGCCGACATCAGGCAGATGTCTGTGCCGGAAAAATCATAAGTCTCGAGAACCTTGCATTTGAGGATCTTGTCGCCGAAGGAGACTTCGGTCCCGATCGAACGCGAGGAGGCGAGCGCCACCACCTCGTCGGCCGGAAATTGACGCTCGGCGAGAATGTCGAGCATTTCCCGCCCGACATTGCCGGTGGCGCCGACGACGGCGACTTTGAACCCCATAGGCTGCTCCTTTGCGGCCGGCGGAAAGCTCCGGCCCGAATGGAATGTTAAATAGGCCAGCGCAACATTGGCCGCAATCCTTACGCGTCCTTCCGCCATTCTCGATTTTTAAAGTCCTGATTCACTATATAGCCCCGCCATAAAGCCCTTGTTGACGCTGACTCGAGATCGCATTGCGCCGGTAACCTTCGACAAAGCCGTCTCAGCCAGAGTCGCCCGGACGTGATTTCGGGAATTCTGGCATGCGGTCCCAAACCTTTCACAGCGAGGAACTGGCCTTTGAACGCGAGGAACGCCGGCCGCGCATCAGAGCCCGCCGCCACGGTTTCGGGTTCATCGCCGGCGCCGGGCTTTTGATCGCTTTCGGCATTTTTCTGCTCGTTGCTGCCAATGCGCCCAATCCGGTCCAGACCGCGAGCCCAAATGCTGGGCCGGTGGCGCCGCCGCTGCCGGTTTGGATAAATATTGCGCATCCGATCGAGCTTTTCAGCCTGACGCCGCCGCAATTTGCCAAATCTCCCTTCCTCTATGAAGCCCGCCGTCACCGATTTGGCGGCGGCCGCGAGGATATTTTGACGTTTGGCCAGCTCGACGCTCCCGGCCCCTATCTCCGCTTGGTTCTCTATCGCGTCGGTGCGGAAGTAGCGCCCGATGCGCCGCTTTATGTCGATCTTGCGCGCACCGCGGCGCAGGCGGATCTCTCGATCGGGCGCAGCCTCACGCCGGCAACCCTGGCGACACGTTTCGGCGCGCTCGAAGTCGCCGATGTCGACCTTGCCAGTGCGGCTGTCGCCTCTGTTCCTTGCCTCGGCTTTCGGGGTGGAGCTTTGGACGGAAAATTCCGACTTTCGGGCTTTGCCTGCGGCGGTCAGGCGCAGCCGATCTCGCGTCCGGCTCTCGCCTGCCTCATCGATCGCCTGGATTTGAACGAGGCCGGCGACGACAAGGCTCTGGCTGCCTTTTTCGCCGCCAGCGAATTGAAACGCGATCCCGCCTGCCGGGGCGTCAAGCTTGCGCCAACCGCGCCGCGTGCCAGTTGGCTCGACCAGAATGATGCGCGGCCGCAACTCAAGCGCAAAAAACTGCTCTGAAATCGGCTCATGCGGAATTTACTGCCGGCTTTGCAATTCGCCTCGAACGAAAATCAGTCTAAGGTGTTTTGCAGGAAAAGAGGAACGATACATGCGCCAGACATCAACGGCTTTGGTTTCCATCGGCCTGGCCCTCGCCGCGCTCGTTGCGGCGAATGCTGCCGCCGTGGCCAAGCCCCGGCATCATCACCATTATCGCCATCTGGCCCATAATTATCGCCACGTGGCCCATAATAATGGCGCGATGAATAGCGTGGAACGGGCGCCCCTCACCGTGAACAAGCGCAGCTGGCTCGATCCCGGCCCACTCGCGCCGGTTGGATCAACAGGGCCGGATTATGTGGCGGAGGGCACTTATTTTAGTCAGACGCCGGATGAGCAATATTTCCCCAGCCGCTTCCACGAGGATGCGATGCCGCGGCCGCTCTATGTGCCCGGCACCATGACCCCGCTCTTTACCTTTTCGACGCCGCGCGATCCTTTTTGAGAGCCGATCGCGGCGGCGCGGGCCGTGTCTTGAGATCATGCTGATTCGTATGCCGCGTCAGCTCGTCTGAAATGTCGGCGACTCGCGGCGATAGGCTTCCTTATTTGGTAGCGCCGCATCCCTTTGACCGGAAAAGGCTTCAACTTTTCCGGGATATGCTATTGCGCAGCGATGCCTGTGCCGATTTGACAGGCGACACCCGTGCCGCCGAGGCCGCAATAGCCAGCCGGGTTCTTCGCCAGATATTGCTGATGATAATCCTCCGCATAATAGAACGGAGGGGCATCGAGGATTTCGGTCGTGATCGGGCCGAAGCCTTTGGCTGTCAGAGCGGCGCCATAAAGCTGCTTTGACTCTTCCGCTATGGCGCGCTGAGCGGCGTTCGTCACATAGATCCCCGAGCGATATTGCGTGCCGACATCATTGCCTTGGCGCATGCCTTGGGTCGGATCATGGCTCTCCCAG
The window above is part of the Methylovirgula sp. HY1 genome. Proteins encoded here:
- a CDS encoding prolyl oligopeptidase family serine peptidase, which translates into the protein MSEKTIPKAKTIAACGTWVSPVTPQMMTEAAIGLSGLSVDGEVLYWLEGRPGEAGRTCLCRRGPDGPIVDVTPVPIDVGSRVHEYGGGAYAVSNGTIIFSERRDGSLWLIEAGAPRRRLATPEGCRYADFEFDFPRRRILAICEDHRDRPPTNPKATIIALPFDGGAATLLVEGPDFLSSPRLSPDGKSLAWIAWDHPNMPWDATRLYRADMAADGRLGATQLIAGATDESIVQPRFAADSSLYFASDRSGWWNLYVARGDQIDPVAPIAAEIGGPHWVFGQRAYHLLDDGRILAAVVSNGLRTVALIDRGRYERLDLDQVLDCPLPLGDGLAMIATPTHAPPSISIKPAGSAAAFILRAGSPPLLPEDSISIGEPICFPTQDTSGHAFWYPPKNRDYVTPEGELPPLVVLSHGGPTSMTTNGFGLRIQWWTTRGFAVVDVNYGGSTGFGRTYRRRLDGQWGIVDVADSVAAAAYLAERGFVDRNRIVIRGGSAGGFTTLAALTSSDVFKAGASLYGVADLMLLARDTHKFESRYLDRLIGPLPQAEALYRERSPINHIDRLACPIIFFQGLEDKTVPPNQAELMVAAMAERGLPVAYYAFEGEGHGFRKAETLKRVLELELDFYGRVFGFAPPDLSERVVIRNESRSETP
- the tal gene encoding transaldolase yields the protein MNSKLDQLKSMTVVTADTGDMEAIRAYAPVDSTTNPSLILKAAQMEAYGALVEEAILWGIHHHATASRIAMRLAVNFGAELTKIVPGRVSTEVDADLSFDVEGTVAQARSIIEDYVERGVRRDRVLVKIAATWEGIQAASILQKDGIDCNLTLIFSLTQAAACADAGVFLVSPFVGRISDWYAKHEGKTYTVETDPGLASLKQIYAYYKAYDIKTVIMGASFRNQGQIEALAGCDSLTIAPPLLDGLAKDMGALPRKLDPHSAAKDAPARMYLDEKSFRFMLNEDAMATEKLAEGIRIFSRDMQALRELVSKRLQMAA
- a CDS encoding aspartate-semialdehyde dehydrogenase, whose amino-acid sequence is MGFKVAVVGATGNVGREMLDILAERQFPADEVVALASSRSIGTEVSFGDKILKCKVLETYDFSGTDICLMSAGGTVSKEFSPKIAHQGCIVIDNSSAWRYDSDVPLIVPEVNADAIEGFRQRNIIANPNCSTAQLVVALKPLHDAAKITRVVVSTYQSVSGAGKEAMDELFAQTRSIFVSDPVESKKFPKRIAFNVIPQIDVFMEDGATKEEWKMMAETKKILDPKIKLTATCVRVPVFIGHAEAVNVEFERPLSAEDARNILREAPGCLVIDKHEPGGYVTPHDAAGEDATYISRIREDATVENGLNFWCVADNLRKGAALNAVQIAELLVNRKLITPKMKAA